A window from Saccharicrinis carchari encodes these proteins:
- a CDS encoding helix-turn-helix domain-containing protein has translation MGEQTNKKPGAETKRPRIAKGMAQLQLGEAISTKQANISQLEKGKLNPSVEDFEKVAPVLGIEAKELFENMKLHSQA, from the coding sequence ATGGGTGAACAAACAAATAAGAAACCGGGGGCAGAAACAAAACGTCCGAGGATAGCCAAGGGAATGGCACAACTACAACTTGGAGAAGCAATATCGACGAAACAGGCAAATATTTCACAATTAGAAAAAGGAAAGTTAAATCCATCGGTCGAGGATTTTGAAAAAGTAGCCCCGGTACTGGGGATAGAAGCAAAAGAATTATTCGAAAATATGAAATTACACTCCCAAGCATAA
- a CDS encoding PAS domain-containing hybrid sensor histidine kinase/response regulator produces MDLWNTISEGKVWRGEIKNKAKDGSYYWVDSTIVPFLDQNGEPYQYVAVRFDISARKSIEADLIKAKQAADSANRAKSEFLANMSHEIRTPMNAVIGFSDLLAKSAKDEKQRSQVESIRSSGKTLLMIINDILDLSKIEAGKIDIIPVPVNLRDMFSEIENMFAEKVKEKGIVLSIEYEKAFTKTLLLDEVRFRQILFNLIGNAVKFTDTGSVALSIENREKEANVDLTILVKDTGIGIPVDQQKYIFDPFNQQSGQNHVKYGGTGLGLSITKKLVGKMGGTISLISEVGKGSTFRIDLPNVPVLDADIDDKQKAFDTSTVLFKPATVLIVDDNDENRKLLIDLLAYSSLTVLQAVNGKEAVEMAKKHIPDLILMDLLMPVMDGYETTKILKNGNLTRSIPIMAITASIKSPGERDNIKKIFDEYLLKPLDIAQFFERLKKHLKYELAEARDGPDTFRVGKPVCKLSEELKQKIPAFIETLELEFMPEYEKVIKNQVINEIEEFGLNLLHVSEKMNCKLFIGYGNEIKVYAENFDFERLIQTLRKFPKLVDWLKAETNGV; encoded by the coding sequence ATTGACCTTTGGAACACAATTTCCGAAGGCAAGGTCTGGAGGGGGGAGATTAAGAATAAAGCCAAGGATGGCAGTTATTATTGGGTAGATTCCACGATCGTTCCTTTTCTTGACCAAAATGGGGAACCTTACCAATATGTTGCGGTTAGGTTTGATATCAGCGCTAGAAAATCGATCGAAGCAGACTTAATAAAAGCGAAACAGGCTGCCGATTCCGCAAACCGTGCCAAGAGCGAGTTCCTTGCCAATATGAGCCATGAGATCCGTACGCCCATGAACGCGGTCATCGGATTTTCCGACCTGCTCGCCAAGTCGGCAAAAGATGAAAAACAGCGCTCTCAGGTCGAATCTATCCGCAGCAGCGGTAAAACCTTGCTAATGATCATCAATGATATCCTGGATCTTTCGAAGATAGAGGCCGGTAAAATCGATATCATTCCGGTACCTGTCAACCTTCGTGATATGTTCAGTGAAATTGAAAATATGTTTGCTGAAAAAGTGAAGGAAAAAGGAATCGTTCTCTCAATTGAATATGAAAAAGCATTCACAAAAACGCTTCTTCTCGATGAAGTCCGTTTTAGGCAAATACTGTTCAACCTTATCGGAAACGCAGTTAAATTTACCGATACAGGTTCTGTTGCCCTAAGCATAGAAAACAGGGAAAAAGAAGCAAATGTCGATCTGACCATCCTGGTGAAAGATACCGGCATAGGTATCCCCGTTGATCAGCAAAAATATATTTTCGACCCATTTAATCAACAGTCGGGGCAAAACCATGTTAAATATGGAGGAACGGGCCTTGGATTGTCGATAACTAAAAAATTAGTCGGAAAAATGGGGGGCACTATCAGTCTTATAAGTGAAGTCGGCAAAGGGAGTACTTTCAGAATCGACCTTCCCAATGTTCCGGTCTTGGACGCTGACATCGACGATAAGCAAAAGGCGTTTGATACTTCGACCGTGTTATTTAAGCCTGCCACAGTACTGATCGTTGACGACAACGATGAAAACCGTAAACTGCTTATCGACTTACTTGCATATTCGTCCTTAACTGTCTTGCAAGCTGTAAATGGGAAAGAAGCCGTTGAAATGGCAAAAAAACATATCCCCGATCTAATTCTTATGGACTTGCTTATGCCGGTTATGGATGGCTACGAAACAACAAAAATTCTAAAGAATGGCAATCTTACAAGGTCAATACCGATAATGGCGATCACAGCTTCAATCAAAAGTCCGGGAGAGAGGGATAACATTAAAAAAATATTCGACGAATACCTGCTAAAGCCTTTGGACATTGCGCAATTTTTCGAAAGGTTGAAAAAACACCTAAAATATGAGTTAGCAGAAGCCCGTGACGGCCCGGATACTTTCCGTGTTGGAAAGCCTGTGTGTAAATTATCCGAAGAACTTAAACAGAAAATTCCGGCGTTTATTGAGACCCTCGAATTAGAATTTATGCCGGAATATGAAAAGGTAATCAAAAATCAGGTAATTAATGAAATTGAAGAGTTTGGGTTAAACCTGCTTCATGTTTCTGAGAAAATGAATTGTAAACTTTTCATCGGTTACGGCAATGAAATAAAAGTTTATGCAGAAAATTTCGACTTTGAAAGACTGATACAGACCTTAAGGAAATTCCCTAAATTAGTGGATTGGCTGAAGGCAGAAACTAATGGCGTTTAA
- a CDS encoding sensor histidine kinase has translation MNFKLLIEKSPICIAKVSLENKILYANPAWSAFTGYSNEELASKKYTEITHPDDIDTDIALTKKLSGGEITEYRLEKRYIHKSGKIIWGDLFVVLLPDEQGDADYSIFSSVIDITDKKENEVQISHSEKIAKMGSWEWDILNNVTKWSDNMYRLFGSDPGSVVPSYDYFMGRVHPNDQFVIAKAYEQLLGLKNKIEIEFRVLLPGNAIMWMQNSIQPYYINDKLVKLRGVNVDITERKTNEIAILKKRDALRQAQVVANMGSWEYDPVKDICSWSKNMFHLLKVDLEHTDLAFDFLKSLVHPDDRHKIIDGKDWLIKCRKIFIQEFRCILPDNDIVWIESHVQPICENNQIVTVRGVFIDITERKMKENELLIFSKGVEQSPISIIITDNKANIEYVNQKFTEITGYGKDEVITRNPNILRSFKVNKQVYVDMWAAINSGKVWKGELINKRKSGDFYWERKTISSIVDEYGNIINYVSFGEDITSQKKIEQDLIAAKEKAEESDMLKTAFIQNISHEIRTPMNSLLGFVELLKEPDLEPESRNEFVEVINQSGTRLLNTVNDIMEISKIESGVKNIHTSAVNVHQLIQQNIISFKARALKKGLDLRLSETCLTGKKADIQTDQTKLGNILVNLTNNALKFTETGHIEIGNYLAKDELVFFVKDTGIGISETHKELIFDRFTQVDLRLTRTYEGTGLGLSIVKAYVDALKGRIWINSEVGKGSTFYFSIPYVPTDNSNFPLE, from the coding sequence ATGAATTTTAAACTGCTGATCGAGAAATCCCCAATTTGTATTGCTAAAGTTAGTCTTGAAAACAAAATATTATATGCCAATCCGGCATGGTCTGCTTTTACAGGTTATTCAAATGAAGAATTAGCATCAAAAAAATATACGGAGATTACTCACCCCGATGATATCGACACGGACATTGCGCTGACCAAGAAATTGTCGGGCGGGGAAATTACCGAATATAGGCTTGAAAAGAGGTACATACACAAAAGCGGCAAAATAATCTGGGGTGACTTGTTCGTTGTATTGCTTCCCGATGAACAAGGTGACGCTGACTATTCGATCTTTTCTTCGGTGATTGACATTACCGACAAGAAGGAAAATGAAGTACAAATAAGTCATTCGGAAAAAATAGCTAAAATGGGGAGCTGGGAATGGGACATTTTAAACAATGTTACCAAATGGTCTGATAATATGTATCGTTTATTTGGGTCGGATCCGGGCAGTGTCGTTCCCTCGTACGATTATTTTATGGGCAGGGTACATCCAAACGATCAATTTGTTATTGCCAAGGCATATGAGCAATTGTTGGGCCTCAAAAACAAGATTGAAATTGAATTTCGTGTACTTCTACCAGGAAATGCGATCATGTGGATGCAGAATAGTATTCAGCCATACTACATTAACGATAAACTGGTTAAGCTCAGGGGGGTCAATGTTGATATTACGGAACGGAAAACAAACGAAATTGCTATATTAAAAAAAAGGGATGCCTTGCGACAAGCCCAGGTCGTTGCCAATATGGGGAGTTGGGAGTATGATCCGGTCAAGGACATTTGCAGTTGGTCCAAGAATATGTTCCATCTTTTAAAAGTTGATCTGGAACATACTGATCTTGCTTTTGATTTTTTAAAAAGTTTGGTGCACCCCGACGACAGACATAAAATTATAGACGGCAAGGATTGGTTGATCAAGTGTCGGAAAATATTCATACAAGAATTTCGATGTATATTGCCCGACAATGATATTGTATGGATAGAAAGCCACGTTCAGCCTATTTGCGAGAACAACCAGATCGTTACTGTCAGAGGTGTATTTATCGATATAACGGAAAGAAAAATGAAGGAAAATGAACTATTGATATTTTCCAAGGGCGTGGAGCAGAGTCCGATATCGATTATTATTACGGACAATAAAGCAAACATCGAATATGTCAACCAAAAATTCACCGAAATTACGGGATACGGAAAAGACGAAGTTATAACGAGGAATCCCAACATCCTGAGATCGTTTAAGGTGAACAAGCAGGTGTATGTCGATATGTGGGCGGCAATAAACTCAGGCAAGGTGTGGAAAGGAGAACTAATCAATAAGCGAAAGTCCGGGGATTTTTATTGGGAGCGTAAAACAATCTCTTCCATAGTTGATGAATATGGGAATATAATTAACTATGTTTCTTTCGGGGAAGACATCACAAGCCAAAAGAAAATTGAACAAGATCTGATTGCGGCAAAAGAAAAAGCGGAGGAAAGTGACATGCTCAAGACAGCCTTTATACAAAATATATCACACGAGATAAGGACACCGATGAATTCGCTTCTTGGCTTTGTGGAATTGTTAAAGGAACCGGACCTGGAACCAGAATCGAGGAATGAATTTGTGGAAGTCATCAATCAAAGCGGAACCAGACTGTTGAATACGGTGAATGATATTATGGAGATTTCCAAAATAGAATCAGGCGTTAAGAATATTCACACAAGTGCAGTTAATGTTCACCAATTAATACAGCAGAATATTATTTCCTTTAAAGCCCGGGCTTTAAAAAAGGGTTTAGACCTACGATTGTCAGAAACGTGCCTGACCGGGAAAAAGGCAGATATACAAACTGACCAAACCAAATTGGGCAATATTCTGGTGAACTTAACAAACAACGCGTTAAAATTTACGGAAACAGGCCATATCGAAATTGGAAACTACTTAGCTAAAGATGAGCTTGTATTTTTTGTAAAGGATACCGGTATCGGAATTTCTGAAACGCACAAAGAATTAATTTTTGATAGATTTACGCAAGTCGATTTACGTCTTACAAGGACGTATGAAGGCACAGGACTGGGACTCTCTATTGTTAAAGCTTATGTTGATGCACTCAAAGGCAGGATATGGATCAATTCGGAAGTAGGAAAAGGAAGCACGTTCTATTTTTCAATTCCCTACGTGCCTACAGACAACAGTAATTTCCCATTGGAATAA
- a CDS encoding CHASE domain-containing protein, whose product MSREDWKNFNGHYNLDLNLPGILGIGFSLKIPKDKLNEHIRQIRDEGYPEYVVWPEYGREIYTSNVFIEPFSGKNLQAFGYDMMTEPVRKEAMERARDMDLAALSGKVRLVQENGSDVQAGNLIYVPVYQKGLAINTVEQRRAALKGWVYSPCRMNDLISGILRNWELEDNLHIYYLHIYDGLIRSSESLLFESHYPDEQKIAEKDRFTLDLPIDFNGHRWTLVFTQREGGIFIDYLGAWGLLVGGFIISILLFLLTRSLINTRYNAQKIAEKLTVELKESENRPRTIMEASPVPMILSKMDNMEVIIANETFGKLFKISVSETIGQKLPYFYHNEKDQISLLRAVRTMGFVDNYELLLKKSDGGPFWCSMSLKLLTLDGEQVLITAFHDITERKKAEVEIIKYRGHLEEMVAERTRELTVSEQKLQQSLKEISDYKLALDETSLVAITDSKGIIMHANDTFCKVSKFSRDELVGNTHRIINSGFHSRDFLLTFGTQFPKARSGGGRLRIKPRMAVIIG is encoded by the coding sequence GTGAGCCGCGAGGATTGGAAGAATTTTAACGGTCACTATAATCTTGACCTCAATTTGCCCGGTATCTTGGGGATAGGATTTTCTTTGAAAATACCAAAAGATAAGCTAAACGAGCATATCCGACAAATAAGGGACGAAGGGTATCCGGAATACGTAGTCTGGCCGGAATATGGGCGGGAGATATATACGTCCAATGTCTTTATTGAACCCTTTTCGGGGAAAAACCTACAGGCTTTCGGCTATGACATGATGACCGAACCGGTACGCAAAGAAGCCATGGAGCGTGCACGTGATATGGATTTGGCAGCACTTTCGGGTAAAGTGCGCCTAGTTCAGGAAAATGGATCGGATGTGCAAGCGGGCAATTTGATATATGTCCCGGTCTACCAAAAAGGGCTAGCGATCAATACTGTTGAACAACGACGTGCAGCCCTTAAAGGCTGGGTTTATAGCCCCTGCCGGATGAATGACCTTATCTCCGGGATTCTGCGCAATTGGGAATTAGAGGACAACCTACATATATACTATTTACATATTTATGATGGGTTGATACGTTCTTCCGAATCGTTGCTGTTTGAATCCCATTACCCCGACGAACAAAAAATAGCCGAAAAAGATCGATTCACATTAGATTTGCCCATTGATTTCAATGGCCATCGGTGGACCCTCGTATTTACCCAAAGGGAAGGAGGCATTTTTATTGATTACCTAGGTGCATGGGGCCTACTTGTGGGAGGATTTATTATCAGTATTCTATTGTTCCTTCTCACACGGTCACTGATTAACACCCGGTACAATGCTCAAAAAATAGCGGAAAAATTAACCGTTGAACTAAAAGAAAGTGAAAACAGGCCTCGCACGATCATGGAAGCGTCCCCCGTACCCATGATCTTGAGCAAAATGGATAATATGGAGGTCATCATCGCCAATGAGACTTTTGGTAAACTGTTTAAAATTTCTGTATCTGAAACCATCGGGCAAAAACTGCCCTATTTCTATCATAATGAAAAGGATCAGATTTCTCTACTGAGAGCTGTCAGGACAATGGGTTTTGTCGATAATTACGAACTATTATTAAAAAAATCTGACGGGGGGCCGTTCTGGTGTTCAATGTCTCTCAAGCTACTGACCCTTGATGGTGAACAGGTTTTAATTACCGCATTCCATGATATCACGGAAAGGAAAAAAGCGGAAGTAGAGATAATCAAATACCGGGGGCATCTTGAAGAAATGGTAGCCGAGAGAACCAGGGAATTGACAGTTTCGGAACAGAAATTACAACAAAGCCTTAAAGAAATCTCAGATTACAAACTCGCTCTGGACGAAACAAGCTTAGTTGCCATTACCGACAGCAAAGGAATTATCATGCATGCAAACGATACATTCTGCAAGGTATCAAAATTTAGTAGGGATGAGCTGGTCGGCAACACCCATAGGATCATTAATTCCGGTTTTCATAGCAGAGATTTTTTATTGACCTTTGGAACACAATTTCCGAAGGCAAGGTCTGGAGGGGGGAGATTAAGAATAAAGCCAAGGATGGCAGTTATTATTGGGTAG
- a CDS encoding hybrid sensor histidine kinase/response regulator, whose product MEINDKKQYKILIVDDRQKNIQVLGSLLRQENYIIGVATNGEQALEILIGSNDYDLILLDVNMPVMDGFEACRAIRVHEDLKEIPIIFLTAMVDTDSIVTGFEAGGQDYVTKPFNSNELLAKVNTHLELKHSKDQLRKVNQWLEDKVLERTKELRHSHLKLQKAYQELNVLDKSKSEFLAIISHQINTPLNGILGFIGVLKHEITDTHLQEMFKYLEISAHRLDSFSKVSLKITRLRTRTLPVDKKQIAIEDLIRSSQESLVEKIKSKNIAFDIGGAGNMIKGDPELVEFCIESILDNAINYSPNNGIVQINISSAGNNTRFAVIDRGNGFNPRSLNNLFELFVPDQEHSEENKGLDLALAKLIMDAHEGTIEVLNNEGKGATVILTFPN is encoded by the coding sequence ATGGAGATAAACGACAAAAAGCAATATAAAATTCTGATCGTAGACGACCGGCAAAAGAATATTCAGGTTCTGGGAAGTTTGTTACGACAGGAAAATTATATAATCGGGGTTGCAACAAATGGAGAACAAGCCTTAGAGATCCTTATAGGGTCGAACGATTACGACCTGATATTACTGGATGTAAACATGCCTGTTATGGATGGGTTCGAAGCGTGTAGGGCCATTCGTGTTCATGAGGATCTAAAGGAAATCCCGATCATCTTCCTAACCGCAATGGTCGACACGGACAGTATCGTTACCGGATTCGAGGCAGGAGGGCAGGACTATGTAACAAAACCCTTTAACTCCAATGAGTTATTGGCGAAAGTTAACACGCACCTTGAGTTGAAACATAGCAAAGACCAGCTCAGAAAAGTGAACCAATGGCTTGAGGACAAAGTACTGGAACGAACAAAGGAGCTCCGCCATTCGCATTTAAAACTTCAAAAGGCTTATCAGGAACTAAACGTGCTGGATAAATCAAAATCTGAATTTCTGGCCATCATAAGCCATCAAATAAATACCCCGTTAAACGGAATTCTTGGATTTATTGGTGTTTTAAAGCATGAAATCACCGACACACATCTTCAGGAAATGTTCAAATATCTGGAAATTTCAGCCCATAGGCTCGACAGTTTCTCAAAAGTAAGTTTAAAGATCACCCGGTTGAGAACCCGGACTCTTCCTGTGGATAAAAAGCAGATCGCCATAGAAGACCTTATCCGGTCAAGCCAGGAAAGTCTTGTGGAAAAGATAAAGTCAAAGAATATAGCCTTTGACATAGGGGGTGCCGGCAATATGATAAAAGGAGATCCGGAACTGGTGGAGTTTTGTATTGAAAGTATACTTGACAATGCAATCAACTATTCCCCCAATAATGGGATCGTGCAAATAAATATCAGTTCCGCGGGGAACAATACGAGGTTTGCCGTTATCGACCGTGGGAATGGGTTTAACCCCCGATCCCTCAATAATCTGTTTGAGCTATTTGTACCCGACCAAGAACATTCGGAAGAGAACAAAGGGCTGGATTTGGCTTTGGCCAAGCTTATCATGGATGCACATGAAGGTACTATAGAGGTGCTGAACAACGAAGGGAAAGGGGCAACGGTAATACTGACCTTTCCAAACTGA